The Anabaena sp. PCC 7108 region TCGAGGAATAAAGTGCGAATATCGTTACCGCTAAGATACTGGGGAGTTGAAGACATGAGAGGTTACAAAAAAATAAGAATTTAAGTTGCTAGTTATCTAGTTTAGGCTGCTAATTGGTAATTAGTGATGAGTAAAATTCTTAGCTGTTACTTATTCCTTAGTTGGCGTTGCATAAGTGCGTGATGTTTGTTAAGTGTAGAGCGGAGAATCCCTACCCATGGAACGTCTCTACAAGGGTTTTGAATGTATGCAAAATTGTTTTCATCCCCAAAATCAGCAACGCCCCTTAGTTTTCATGACAAGTATTACAGTAACTTTACAAAAATTTGTTATTCTATATACAGCAGACTGTAAGCAAATGAAGTAAAAATTTTTCTGCAAAAATCAAGTATCAAGGGGCTTTTACCCACACCATTACCTGATGTCTCATGACAAATATTCTTTCCTACCTACTTAATATAGCAGCTGACAGTCTGAAAAGTCTTTTGGTATCCTAACCGCCCTGTCTGTAGCCATAACATGGAATTCTTAAGAAATACTTGTGAAAAACCGAAATAGAGATACAAGTAAAGATACAAATAAAGAACTCATGGTAAAACTTTCATAACATATTCATTTTAGATTTTAGATGACGACTGTTGACATAATTCAATAGTTAATTTGTTTTGAGAACACATTTATTAAGTCCACTGGGAATAAAAAACTTGTTTTTTTACAGTCCTCAATATTCTGTTAACTCATATCTGGCACATTAAGAATCAACACGTAAAGTCTGTAAAAATGCGCGATAAAGCTACCTTATTTTCATGGGTTTTTATCGCTAAATCAAGGATTTTGAAACTTGGCTCTATAAAGGAACTAGATCAATTCTAGATCAACTTTTATTGGTGCAAGACGTGAGTTAATATAACTTAGATTATGAAAATATATCTTTGTTCCAATTTTCAATGGTTTTAACCGCCACTACATCCCGCATTTATGCAACACAAAAAATAGTTGTACAAAGCAGTATGTTCGTAATCATTTATATATTTGACTTGGAAATAAGGCAAATGCACAACGATGAAAAGTTCAATTTTGGTTTTTGGAAGTACTAATTTTCTGGCTACACTACCAGATCAGATTCTTGATACAAATATCTTTAGTATCGATATTGTTACCAGTCTCAGTCAGGCTCAGTCGTGCATTCACATTACGCCCATAGATATAATTTTGGTACAAGCAAGTTTAGAAGGGAGTATGGAATTATGTTCTTGGTTAAAAGAACAAACTAAGCTATCTTGTGTTTACTGCATTTTGTTTGAAGATCGTCCTGAGTTACTTACTCAGAAAAGTCAGGAAAATTGGGAGTGGGAATTATTAGTAAATGCTGCTGCATTAGAACAAGGTGCGGATGCTTATGTTTGGCAAATTCCTGAAAATCAAACTACATATAGTTTAGCAAATTTTGCAGCTAATTATCAAATAATAATAGCTCAATTTACGGTGGGTTTACGGAAAGCACAAAAATACCGGGATTTACTAGATAAAAATGCCTTACTATCAGCAATTGCTCTAGCCGATTCCTTAACAGAATTAAATAATCGTCGGGCTTTAGAATGGGACTTACCTAGACAAGTTCAACAAGCTAGAACTTTAAAAGATCCCTTTAGTCTAATTATCTTAGATGTGGATTTTTTCAAAAAAGTTAATGATACTCACGGGCATTTAGTAGGTGATCGTTTATTACAATTACTTTGTAAACGTTTGCAAAACAATCTACGTTCACAGGATATAGCCTTCCGTTATGGAGGCGAAGAATTTGTGGTTTTGCTAACTAATACAAGCATAGAAGAAGCACTAAATATCGCTGTTCGTCTCAATCGAGTAGTTGATGAAAGCTCATTTGTGATTAATAATCAACTCTCTATTAATATTACTATCAGCTTAGGTGTAGCCACTTTAGAACCGGAAGATAATGAAACTGGAATCAGTTTATTACATCGTGCTGATCAATGCTTATTAGCAGCCAAAGAAACTGGTAGAAATAAAGTGGTAAGTTGGGATGAACACCATCATATTTCTCATTTAAATTCTGTTTCTTATTAACTCAGAATCACTCGTTGACATTCAGACACAGTAGCCCGTCTTTTCATGGCCGCCACCAAAGCTTGATAACTGTCCCAATTTTCCTGAATCAGATTTTTAGATTGGAGAAGATGAAACCGTTGTTTTTGCTGATAACCTGCTTCCGAAAACCCAAGAACTTGTAAAACTTCAATTAACTTAGTTTTATCATCATTGCCACCTTCAGCCGAGTTAAAAACCAAAGTTTCCGCAGCAATTCCCGCCATCCAAATAGTACAATAACGGTCTAACATTTGGGCGGTAATTTGACCTTTTTCTATTTGCGCTGTTAACTCCCCGTCTTCTAAAGTTATTCCACCTTGTCCTGGTTGTCCCTGTTTCCAAGCTTCCCATGCGCTGAGAGTATAGCCAGTTACAGGAATTTCTAAAAGATTAGCAACGAGAAAATGACCTGCTTCATGATGTAGAATACGCTCTTTATATTCTGGAGAAAATCTTGCTAACCAATCTAATACTATTGTTCCTCCCTTTCCTTGAAAGCTGAAATTATCTAAAGTTGCAATTCCTAAAAACGTCACTGTAGCTAAAGCGGGGAATGTTGGCGAAAGATGTATTAATGGTCCTAACAGAGTTGAGAGAGTCATGAGAAAGACAGAAATAGCAATGAGATTGATTGCAGTTTGGCTCATTTTCAGATTTGTGAATTTAAATTAATCTTTCTTTATTTTAGATACTTTACAAAAGTCTGGGCTTGGGCTGATAGTCGGTGGTTTTGATACCAAGCATAAGCATGATCTGCAACTATCTGTCCTACTGATAAGTTCATACTATTTTGATACTTATCCGCCAGCCAGTAATGTTTACCTGCTTCTAGACTATCTACATTTTTACCTTCATACCATATTCCTATGGGCAACAATTTGTGAGCGCAGTAAGCAGCAAAAATTGTTGATTTTGTCAAGTATTCAGTTGAGTAATTAAAAAACCCTACCAAGGAAGTTGATAATAAACTGCTGATTTCTTGAGCAGACTTAACTCCCAAGCAAGTAACTGGGATATTATTCACTGGCTCAATTGCAAATTTTAGCGGCGGACCGATATCTAATATTTCCTCAATTTCCAACTCTTGACAAGTCCGCTCTAATGCTAATAATGATTGCTGATAAACACGAGAACGAGGTCCGACACCACCAAAAACTACCAAACGCCGGGAACGTGCTGACAAAGGTGTGAGATATTCAGGTTCACCCACATTAGAAAAAACTGGTAAAGCCGGAATATCAAAATGCTTACCCTGACTGAATTTCCTGATTATATCAGCATAACCTTGCTTACTGGTCAGAGTGCGATCGCTCAAACAAACCAAACGCGCAGCTAAATTTCTTTGCAGTGGTGATGTCCAAAACTGACTAGTCCAAATTGCACCAAAAGCATAGAGTTCGTGAAACATCGTCACGAAACGGCGATTATTACCCTTTTTTCGCCACTTTTCTAAACCTTCCACCAACCAAACCGGACAGCCTCTTTTTGCGTAACCATAGCCCACATAATGTAACAGCACAGTTTGTACAGAGTTCTGTTGATGAGGTAATAATTCTAACAAAGCAGGATAGGAGCAATCAGCCACCTGCTTAACTGCAAATCCTTCTACAACCGCTTCACCAGACCAATTTGCATCTCCAATAATAAATTCTGTTACTACTCCCCAATCTTGACGCATTTGTTTAGCCAAATTTAGGCCATAGTCTCCCACTCCATCAACAGCAGGGGGTAAACGGGGAACAATTACAGTAATTACCATACTCCAGCTATACTAATTTTTACCACGATATTAAATTTTTTTTAGGCAACAAAACTCAAAATATCATACTTTCGGTTTAAGTACTGATAATGATATTAAATAAACAATACCATTAATCCCTTCGCTAACCGATGCCAAATACTCGCAAAATTCTCTCTATTGGTCACTCCTATGTTGTCAATCTCAACCGCCGATTAGTCAATGAAATAGCCCGTTTGGGACAGGATGAATGGGAAGTAACAGCAGTGGCTCCGGCATTTATGCACGGAGATTTGCGACCCATGCACCTAGAAACAGATCCTAATGAAATTTGTCATCTCGAACCAGTAAGTGTGTATAATAGCCAACGCATTCATATCATGACCTATGGTTGGCAACTGCGGGAAATTATGCAGCAAAGATGGGATTTAATACATTGTTGGGAGGAGCCATATATATTTGCAGGCGCACAGGTTGCTTGGTGGAAAACAGAAAAAACTCCACTAGTTTACTCTACATTTCAAAACAAATCTAAGCAATATCCACCCCCATTTAATTGGATTGAGCAATATGCTATGAGTCGTGCTACAGGATGGATTGCTTTTGGACAAACCGTTACCGAAGCTTTAAAATCTCGTCCTGGCTATTCACATCCCATGCGAGTGATTACCCCTGGCGTAGATATTAACCATTTCTACCCCTCTATTGATGCCAAATACCAAATTCGTCGGTTTTTAGGCTGGGAAGCACAAGAAATCCCTGTTGTTGGTTATTTAGGACGTTTTGTTCCTGATAAAGGATTAGATTTGCTGATGAAGGTTTTGGATAGATTAGAAACTCCTTGGCGAGCTTTATTCGTTGGTACTGGTGTAATGGAATCATCAATGCAGACTTGGGCAAAGCGTTATCCTAAACAGGTGCAAATTTGCACAGATGTTAAACATAATGAAGTTCCTCAATATCTCAATGCTATGGATATACTTGTCGCTCCCAGTCAAACTATGCCTAACTGGAGAGAACAGTTTGGAAGAATGCTAATTGAGGCTTTTGCTTGCGGTGTTCCCGTAATTGGTAGTGACAGTGGCGAAATTCCTTATGTGATTGAAGATGCAGGGGTAGTAGTTGGCGAAAAAGATGAAAATGGTTGGGTTGAAGCTATTTCTGACTTGCTTAATAGTCCATCTATGCGTCAAGAACTAACGCAAAAAGGTTTAGAAAGGGCGCATAAATTATACGCTTGGTCATCTGTTGCTCAACAACATTTGCTATTTTTTAACGAATTGTTAGAGAATAGATCAAGTTAACAACGGTTTTTGCCAAATAGCCGCAGTCTTGATCCCATTAGTCGATTGATCAACAATTTTCCAATCTTGAGGAATACTCAAAGCCTCTAATGAATTCCACAGATTAGTATCATCAATAAGCAAGTATCCTCCAGCTTTAATCTTCTTTAAACATTTTCTGGCACAATTAGTTCTGTAGTGTCCATCAACAATAACTAAATCTAAACTTTCATCTGCAAATTCCTCCAGAACTGCCACATAACTAGGACATATTTGATAACTATCTTGTTCGGGTTCTGACACAGGATGATCCAACAAAATCAGCCGCAAATTTATATTAGTGATATTTTCTGTTTCTATTTTGCTTTTTACAACTTTATACCAATTTTCATCAGATTCTATACTAGTGATTTTGCTTACCAGCCTAGCAAACCAAACTGAACTCCGTCCGCTGCCAAATTCAAGCACTGACATGGAAGCAGCAAGATGTTTTCTACAAAATTCTACAGTTCCTGGACACATCCAAGGTTCATCTGGATGAAGTTTTTCCCATACCCAATACCTGACACGATATACTATTAACTGAGGTCGTTGCAGCCAGAAAAAAAAGCTTTTTAGTGAAATTAATAACATTGTAGCTTCCTATTCATTTTCAGACATTAGCCTTATTTTACACTTTTATAATGTAAAATTACATAGAAAATAAGTAGAACTTTGTCATGGCTTATCCATCATCATTAATTATTTAGTTAAATCATGAAAAATTAGAGAATATTTACCATATGACTCCAATGCGTCTCGCTGTAATCCGCGATTACTCAGAAGAAAATTGGCATAGCATGGATTTATGCGCTCAGATGCTAATTAAGCAATTGCAAACAGATTACAATACATCTATTCAATCTATAGAAGTTCTACCCAAATTTAAAAGTCGTTGTCAACAAATTCCCTGGATTGGTAAACAGCATTTTGCCTATAATGCAGACCGTCTACTTAACCGATTTTGGGACTATCCCCAGTATCTCAAACCAAAGGTAACAGATTTCGATTTTTATCACATTGCTGACCACTCCTACGCCCATTTAGCCCATGTTTTACCTCCAGAAAGGACGGGAGTGTATTGTCATGATCTTGATGCCTTTCGCTCGCTTCTAGATCCAGAAAGAGAACCCAGACCAGCTTGGTATCAAGCCATGTCTCAGAGAATTTTAGACGGGTTACAGTCCTGTGCTATTGTATTTTATTCTACCGCAGAGGTTAGAAAACAAATTGAGCATTACCAACTCGTAAAACCATCCCGGCTGATTTCTGCTCCTTTAGGTATTGCCTCGGAATTTAGTATTAATACTGAGAAAGTAAGTAATAGTAACCAAGAAAGATTAGAAATAGCAAAAATAGGTACTGCACCTTTTCTTCTGCACGTTGGTAGTTGCATTCCACGTAAACGCATTGATATTCTATTAGAAGTATTTGCACGAGTCAAGGTTACTCATCCAGAGTTGCAACTAGTTAAAGTCAGTGGTGAATGGACACAAAGCCAACAAGAGCAAATTGCTCAATTGAATATCAGTAAGTCGATAATTCACCTCCACGGTTTACAACGCTCCACCATAGCAGCCCTTTATCAACGAGCCTCAGCAGTGTTATTAACAAGTGAAGCAGAAGGTTTTGGATTACCTGTGATTGAAGCCTTAGCTTGTGGGGCGATAGTAGTTGCTAGTGATATTCCTGTGTTGCGGGAGGTAGGCGGACAGGGTGTGATATACTGCCCGACTGGAGATGTATCAGCGTGGGTAGAAAAGATAGTGCAACTATTATCAAACCCAACTAGCGCACCTGTGATTAATATCCGTCTCAATCAAGCGCAGAGATATTCTTGGTCTAATCACGCCCAGATTATTGCCCAATCTTATATCAAGTTAGCGGGTGTTGAAAATATATGAAAATTGTATTTGTTAACCCAGTGGGAGCAATTGGTGGTGCTGAGAGAGTTTTACTAACTATTTTTGCTGCACTTTTAAATACAAAGCCAGATATTCAATTACATCTAATTGTAGGTACTGATGGACTATTGATAGAACAAGCCGAAAAATTGGGAGTGCAAGTCACATTATTACAGCTACCAGAAGAATTTAATCAACTGGGTGACAGCGCTTTCAAAGGTAGTAATAAAGCCTTAGCAGGATTGACATTACTATTAAGACTAGTAAAAATTTTACCAAGTATCGGTACATATCTAGGAGAATTCAAGCGATCGCTCTGTGAACTCAAACCAGACTTAATTCACTCCAACGGCATTAAAACTCATCTACTAACTGCATTGGCTGGAGTTAAGAGTATACCTGTAGTTTGGCACATTCATGACTTCTATGGCTCACGCCCATTCATGGCACAGGTTTTAAAATGGGTAAGCTATAGTGCTAAACAGGGAATTGCTATTTCCCAAGCTGTCGCCCAAGATGCTCATTCCACAATCCCAAACTTACCAATAGAAGTAATTTATAATGCCGTAGATATCAATTACTTTTATCCTAATTTCCCAACTTCTCATCTTCCCCTGCGGGTGGGACTAGTTGCAACTTTTGCACGTTGGAAAGGGCATGATATTTTTCTAGAAGCAGCATCAGAAATTATCAAAAAGCATCCACATTTAAATGTCCGTTTCTGTATTGTTGGGGGAGCAATTTATAAAACTCGTGGTTCTCAATTTTCAGAACAAGAATTAAAAGACAAAGCTGCACATTTAGACATTATAGACAAAGTTGATTTTCTCGGCTTTCAAGAAGATATAGCCGAAATTTACCGCACTTTAGATATTGTCGTTCATGCCAGTACGCAACCAGAACCATTTGGTTTAGCAATAATCGAAGCAATGGCTTGTGGTAAACCAGTAATAGTATCCCAAGCAGGTGGTGCTGCTGAGTTATTTACTCATAACTATGATGCAGTTGGTGTCCCACCTGGAGAACCAAATGCTTTAGTAGCAGCTATTTTAGATTTACTAAACAACCCAGAAAAACGTCAACTTCTATCAGAAAATGCGAGGCATACAGTCATAAAGAAATTCAGTCACGAACGTTTAGGTGAGCAACTCATGAAAGTCTATGAAATGAATACATAACACTGATTATTAGACGTTGCAGGCAAAGTATCTACATTTTTTGTTAGAGATAATTTAATTATCAAACTCTACAACTCAAGCTCTACTAACTGCATAATAACTAGAATCTGGCTGATTAGCATTGACACCATTCATAGCTACACCTAAAACATTTTGGTCAGCTTTCTCCAACATTTCTTTAGAGAGAGAAACACTATTAGAATCAGCTACACCTGGACGGACTACAAACAAAATTCCATTCACAAGTTTTCCTAAAATCGTTGCATCCGCAGCTACAGTTAATGGTGAAGTATCAATGATCACAAAATCATATTTTTGGGCGATTTGTGCCACAAACACAGCCATTTGACTAGAATCAAGTAGTGAAGCTGGATTTTGATTAAGTTCCCCAGCCGTGAGAACTTCTAAATTAGGAGAAATTTGAGTCACAGCCCGGTCTAAATCCAATTGACGTTTAAGAACGTTGCTTAAACCTACTTCATTGGGAATTTCCCAAATTTTGTGTTGGCTAGGATTACGTAAATCAGCATCTACTAGTAATACATTGCGCCCTAATTGAGATATAGAGAAAGCTAAATTGGCAGAAATAGTTGATTTACCTTCTTTGGGAACAGAACTGGAAACTACAATCACCTTAATTGATTGTTCTGAATTAAAAAATCTCAAGTTAGTTTGCAGCATCCGAAAAGCTTCACTAACAGGAGAATCTGGTTGATTTTTAACAATTACTTCAGGGATAAAATTGCCGTTGGGAAAAGGTGGAATATAGCCCAGTAAGTTGTAACCCAATAAGTCTTTGGCAGATTTGGAGGTTTTGATAGTCTTGTCTAATCTTTCTAAAACAAAGGCAGTAGCTACCCCCAAAACAATCCCACCAATTAATCCTTGCAGTAAATTTATATACTGACGGCTTCTAATTGGTACTCCGGGAATTAAGGCAGGTGTAACAATCCTGGCGTTACTAACTTGTAGATTTTCAGCCACTTGCAATTCTTGATACCGAGCCAGAAGTCCTTGATAGCTCAAATCAGTGGCAGATATTTCCCGTTCTAACTGGCGTTGCTGCAATTCTAATTGCGGTAAAGTATTAGCCCTTTGTCTGTAAGATTCAATGACCCCAGCTAACGATTTTAGTCGTACCTGCAAACTCAAACGTTCTGCTTCAACACTGGCATAGTTACCCAGAATCCCTTGTTGTAAACCTTGACCTCTAAGTTGAACGATTTTGTCAGGTTCTAGGGTTTGATTCAAACGCCCTGCTTTACCTATAAAGCTTTGTTCTATTCGCTTCTTCAGTTCTTTTTTGAGAATCGCTTCTTCATCCTTAAGGTCAATCATGGTGGGATGAGTATCAGTCAAGCGCAAACCTGTAACTTGTATTTTTTGCTGGATATTTTGCAGCTGTCCCAGAACTGAGACTGTTGATGGCGATTCACCCACAAAACCTGCAACTACAGCCTCTTGGGAACTAACACCAAAGAGTTTTTGGATTGATTGCATACGGGCTGTTTGCGAAGATAAATCGGATCTAGTTGCAGCTACTTGTCTATCTAATTCAGTCAAAATTGCCACACTAGCTGAGGCTTCTGCTTTCAAGTCTAAAACTCTATTCCGCTGTTTAAAAAATTGTAGTTTACGTTCAGAAGCTTGTAAGGCAGCTTTCCTCAAGGGCAACTGTTGGGCAATAAAGTCTCTAGCAGACCTGGTTTGAGCGCGGTTCGCATCAATATCATTTTCGATATAGACTTTCATTAATGTATTGACAATTGAAGCAGCTGTTCTGGGATCTGTGCTTGTGTAATACAGTTCCAGAATATCTGTGTTGTCAATATTTTTGACTTCCAGGTCTTTTAAAAACACTAGAGGGTTGATATTGAGGCCAAGGGTATTGATTGTCTTTTCAGCTAAGGGTAGTGAACGCAAAACAGCTACCTCTGTTCCTAATGGTCTACCACTAACTGAACTCTCCAATTGTCCTAATTGGTTCCCCACTCCTGTCAGCGAAGAGGTAGAGTTCTTTTTCAGTACCAACTGACCTCCTGCCTGATAAATGGGCGTTTCTAGTACAGTTTTTACTATACTCAATGCTAAAAGACTTATAAAAACTATAGAAGTAGGCAACCAACGTCGCTTAAGTATTGACCAATAGCGCAAATATTCTTCCATATTCTCCTCTATCTATTTTGATTTTTTTGGTTCTCAGATTTTGATTTTTGTGTTCTTCTTAACTCAGCAAAAACTGTCTTTTATAGGGTTGTATGCTGCATTTTCGTCGTGAGAAAGTGTTTTTACTTAGGTCAAGTTATCCCAAAATTTACACCAAAAGCGAAGTTGAGTAAAAAATGTAACATTTTTACAATAAAAACATCTTATTGAATAGAAGTTTAGTTTGCCTAAAATCAATGTATTTGTCAATACACTGATGAATATTGTTCTATCAAAGCTCTATTAAAATTTACAACAGGATTTAAGCAGGAATTTGTGAACTATATCTTTATTATCAGGATAAATACGTAAATTTTATATAAAGAGCATTGACAGGGATTGTCTTCAATGTAAAATTAAAAACATTAATCAAGTGTTTAAATTATAGTCAGAAACTAATCACCATAATCTTTTTAGCTCTTTAGATATCTCCTCTAAACACAGAAGTTATACTATCAACCACAAAAAATGACAAAACAGAAACAAGAAAGACTACCAAAAAAGCCCATAGAAATAACAGACAGTATTGAGAATATGTCTTTCTCCTTACTAAGGTTGCTCGGCTATATTCTGCTGATCTTTTCTCTCATTGACTACCTGGCTATCTTGATACCTCCACGCTTAACAGATCCGGGTTGGGAATTACAAGCTATTGGACAAATGGTAGATCACGTCTGGTCTATCTTACTGGGATTAACATTTATATTTTTGCATAACAAAGGTAGTATCCTGCAACCAAAACAACTACCAATTCTTAAACTTTTATCTTGGGTTAGTTTAACAATTGGAATATTTTATCTGCTGATGCTGCCTTTAGGAATTAATAATAGCCTCACACTCTACAGAAATATTAATAATCAATTTATCACTCAACAAGGTCAACAACAAGAGCAACTGCAAAAAATAACTGAAAAACTCAAGACAACTAACTCTCCCCAAGAATTAAATAACTTAGCCAGAATTTTAAATCTGCCTAATCAAGGCGGAGCTAGTAAATCTCCTCAAGAATTAAAAAATCAAATATCTCAACAAATTCAAACAGTTGCCCAAAATTCCATTGCTACTGCTAACGCTGCCAAGCGAGAACAGATTAAAAATTTAATTAAAAGTGCGGTGAGAATCAATCTAGGAACAATAATCTCAGGTATTTGCTTGATTATGTTCTGGAATATGACTCGTTGGACGCGCATTATCGATAAAAATATTGGATAAGAATGGAAG contains the following coding sequences:
- a CDS encoding GGDEF domain-containing protein; translation: MKSSILVFGSTNFLATLPDQILDTNIFSIDIVTSLSQAQSCIHITPIDIILVQASLEGSMELCSWLKEQTKLSCVYCILFEDRPELLTQKSQENWEWELLVNAAALEQGADAYVWQIPENQTTYSLANFAANYQIIIAQFTVGLRKAQKYRDLLDKNALLSAIALADSLTELNNRRALEWDLPRQVQQARTLKDPFSLIILDVDFFKKVNDTHGHLVGDRLLQLLCKRLQNNLRSQDIAFRYGGEEFVVLLTNTSIEEALNIAVRLNRVVDESSFVINNQLSINITISLGVATLEPEDNETGISLLHRADQCLLAAKETGRNKVVSWDEHHHISHLNSVSY
- a CDS encoding glycosyltransferase family 4 protein — protein: MPNTRKILSIGHSYVVNLNRRLVNEIARLGQDEWEVTAVAPAFMHGDLRPMHLETDPNEICHLEPVSVYNSQRIHIMTYGWQLREIMQQRWDLIHCWEEPYIFAGAQVAWWKTEKTPLVYSTFQNKSKQYPPPFNWIEQYAMSRATGWIAFGQTVTEALKSRPGYSHPMRVITPGVDINHFYPSIDAKYQIRRFLGWEAQEIPVVGYLGRFVPDKGLDLLMKVLDRLETPWRALFVGTGVMESSMQTWAKRYPKQVQICTDVKHNEVPQYLNAMDILVAPSQTMPNWREQFGRMLIEAFACGVPVIGSDSGEIPYVIEDAGVVVGEKDENGWVEAISDLLNSPSMRQELTQKGLERAHKLYAWSSVAQQHLLFFNELLENRSS
- a CDS encoding class I SAM-dependent methyltransferase; the protein is MLLISLKSFFFWLQRPQLIVYRVRYWVWEKLHPDEPWMCPGTVEFCRKHLAASMSVLEFGSGRSSVWFARLVSKITSIESDENWYKVVKSKIETENITNINLRLILLDHPVSEPEQDSYQICPSYVAVLEEFADESLDLVIVDGHYRTNCARKCLKKIKAGGYLLIDDTNLWNSLEALSIPQDWKIVDQSTNGIKTAAIWQKPLLT
- a CDS encoding glycosyltransferase, translated to MTPMRLAVIRDYSEENWHSMDLCAQMLIKQLQTDYNTSIQSIEVLPKFKSRCQQIPWIGKQHFAYNADRLLNRFWDYPQYLKPKVTDFDFYHIADHSYAHLAHVLPPERTGVYCHDLDAFRSLLDPEREPRPAWYQAMSQRILDGLQSCAIVFYSTAEVRKQIEHYQLVKPSRLISAPLGIASEFSINTEKVSNSNQERLEIAKIGTAPFLLHVGSCIPRKRIDILLEVFARVKVTHPELQLVKVSGEWTQSQQEQIAQLNISKSIIHLHGLQRSTIAALYQRASAVLLTSEAEGFGLPVIEALACGAIVVASDIPVLREVGGQGVIYCPTGDVSAWVEKIVQLLSNPTSAPVINIRLNQAQRYSWSNHAQIIAQSYIKLAGVENI
- a CDS encoding glycosyltransferase family 4 protein → MKIVFVNPVGAIGGAERVLLTIFAALLNTKPDIQLHLIVGTDGLLIEQAEKLGVQVTLLQLPEEFNQLGDSAFKGSNKALAGLTLLLRLVKILPSIGTYLGEFKRSLCELKPDLIHSNGIKTHLLTALAGVKSIPVVWHIHDFYGSRPFMAQVLKWVSYSAKQGIAISQAVAQDAHSTIPNLPIEVIYNAVDINYFYPNFPTSHLPLRVGLVATFARWKGHDIFLEAASEIIKKHPHLNVRFCIVGGAIYKTRGSQFSEQELKDKAAHLDIIDKVDFLGFQEDIAEIYRTLDIVVHASTQPEPFGLAIIEAMACGKPVIVSQAGGAAELFTHNYDAVGVPPGEPNALVAAILDLLNNPEKRQLLSENARHTVIKKFSHERLGEQLMKVYEMNT
- a CDS encoding polysaccharide biosynthesis tyrosine autokinase, with product MEEYLRYWSILKRRWLPTSIVFISLLALSIVKTVLETPIYQAGGQLVLKKNSTSSLTGVGNQLGQLESSVSGRPLGTEVAVLRSLPLAEKTINTLGLNINPLVFLKDLEVKNIDNTDILELYYTSTDPRTAASIVNTLMKVYIENDIDANRAQTRSARDFIAQQLPLRKAALQASERKLQFFKQRNRVLDLKAEASASVAILTELDRQVAATRSDLSSQTARMQSIQKLFGVSSQEAVVAGFVGESPSTVSVLGQLQNIQQKIQVTGLRLTDTHPTMIDLKDEEAILKKELKKRIEQSFIGKAGRLNQTLEPDKIVQLRGQGLQQGILGNYASVEAERLSLQVRLKSLAGVIESYRQRANTLPQLELQQRQLEREISATDLSYQGLLARYQELQVAENLQVSNARIVTPALIPGVPIRSRQYINLLQGLIGGIVLGVATAFVLERLDKTIKTSKSAKDLLGYNLLGYIPPFPNGNFIPEVIVKNQPDSPVSEAFRMLQTNLRFFNSEQSIKVIVVSSSVPKEGKSTISANLAFSISQLGRNVLLVDADLRNPSQHKIWEIPNEVGLSNVLKRQLDLDRAVTQISPNLEVLTAGELNQNPASLLDSSQMAVFVAQIAQKYDFVIIDTSPLTVAADATILGKLVNGILFVVRPGVADSNSVSLSKEMLEKADQNVLGVAMNGVNANQPDSSYYAVSRA
- a CDS encoding HpsJ family protein, producing MTKQKQERLPKKPIEITDSIENMSFSLLRLLGYILLIFSLIDYLAILIPPRLTDPGWELQAIGQMVDHVWSILLGLTFIFLHNKGSILQPKQLPILKLLSWVSLTIGIFYLLMLPLGINNSLTLYRNINNQFITQQGQQQEQLQKITEKLKTTNSPQELNNLARILNLPNQGGASKSPQELKNQISQQIQTVAQNSIATANAAKREQIKNLIKSAVRINLGTIISGICLIMFWNMTRWTRIIDKNIG